In one Colletotrichum destructivum chromosome 2, complete sequence genomic region, the following are encoded:
- a CDS encoding uncharacterized protein (Putative zn(2)Cys(6) fungal-type DNA-binding domain, transcription factor domain, fungi) has protein sequence MDGGRHNTMQTRAAGNDEQRASAPGRTNIIASTAPSPNATIVVSAPSYNPTGPPQSVSPSPVPPSQSNQTSNPTSAPATQSHAATASLYQCAHCQRRYSRPEHLARHIQTHTLGKRFACQICGKAFARQDLLKRHVANHENDNDPNKKRRRTDTSPGAGRVSHACRPCATARVKCEEVKPCTRCRNRNLNCEYTSTEAGSAAAMHLLHLSGNPHATTSTPGSLATSPSQSAYDSSPSAAYQQHPQHAMLPPKHENGPLGPAHHVKLETGPLSTQENHAMDRAGNGAVMVNFEIGNPGVDMTLPFSDFLQNVIYEPEMDASRITEAQGLAVLDFCDNSNLELNEVDFGLLDHWNMDGMGNTGSNQSFTPRTDDSIDLVQMRQTLVKVWTESPWQWAPNKLDSGYVEHPNFSVPSDDTSSAAFQESRMKHARIVRDKLDQSGRDQILAIVLSTCKNDNIMSRVASSFPSLEVMDSLIHIFLASHFCQTSQWIHHGSFSMNSQWPEWLAVAASAGATLTPVQTLRKFGFALQEAVRVTIPARFEDANTSIENMGLVQTLILGQDIGLWSGNRRKMEIAECHLLIPITMMRYRGKFQRASYPVIEVNMSDEGEILENKWKVWCERESWKRLLFHCFVRDAQTSMTALTNPSMSYSELTLPLPEAKELWFARSAAEWKMHYLERTAGQSKRPPSIGDLFRDIELLATNRQRLDLQFAISIYLHGYWALILEYLQLCSVLRTRTWLNNSGGKSEEMLRSRHAELCKDLQSFLLVTSDWHEMLSTQESLVLHLLMMNLHLSLNDLQLFSGKEGEDQARRVFGDLRDWSQSAEARQSLWHAGQILRQAKMFPQGHLKDFYAVAVHHAALACWTHGVVSKASGKQPVPYEQEKVFLDGNESNLVHRFIGFNQGRPVILGPMSRAGATEASLDDPKACMEVAQEILRANFRESTDLHPPIVENLCLLIKQLGHAAWAVSVE, from the exons ATGGACGGCGGTCGCCACAATACAATGCAGACCCGAGCCGCTGGTAACGATGAGCAGAGAGCTTCCGCCCCCGGTAGGACCAACATCATCGCCTCGACAGCCCCTTCTCCCAATGCCACCATTGTAGTCTCGGCCCCCTCGTACAACCCTACTGGTCCCCCCCAATCCgtctcgccatcgccagTACCCCCATCACAGTCGAACCAAACCTCTAATCCCACATCAGCCCCGGCTACTCAAAGCCATGCTGCCACCGCCAGTCTCTACCAGTGCGCTCACTGTCAACGACGCTACTCCCGTCCCGAGCATCTAGCCCGCCACATTCAGACGCACACCCTCGGCAAGAGGTTCGCGTGTCAGATATGCGGCAAGGCCTTTGCTCGCCAAGATCTGCTCAAACGCCACGTCGCCAACCACGagaacgacaacgacccTAACAAGAAGAGACGTCGCACCGACACGTCCCCTGGTGCCGGTCGCGTCTCTCATGCCTGTCGACCTTGCGCAACCGCTCGCGTCAAGTGCGAGGAAGTTAAGCCTTGCACCCGATGCCGTAATCGCAATCTGAACTGTGAATACACGTCCACCGAAGCTGGTTCTGCAGCTGCTATGCACCTTCTTCACCTGTCTGGGAACCCTCACGCGACAACTTCGACGCCCGGCTCTCTCGCCACCTCCCCTTCCCAGTCTGCCTATGACAGCAGCCCCTCGGCGGCTTATCAGCAGCATCCTCAGCATGCCATGCTGCCGCCCAAGCACGAGAATGGCCCATTAGGCCCGGCCCATCACGTCAAGTTGGAAACTGGCCCTCTTTCTACGCAAGAAAACCACGCCATGGACCGGGCCGGCAACGGGGCAGTCATGGTGAACTTTGAGATTGGCAACCCGGGCGTCGACATGACTTTGCCCTTCTCTGATTTCCTCCAAAACGTCATCTACGAGCCAGAAATGGACGCTTCGAGAATAACGGAAGCccagggcctcgccgtcctAGACTTTTGCGACAACTCGAATCTGGAGCTGAACGAGGTGGACTTTGGCCTTCTGGATCACTGGAACATGGACGGCATGGGCAACACCGGATCGAACCAAAGCTTTACGCCCCGCACCGACGACTCCATCGACCTGGTCCAGATGCGACAGACACTGGTCAAGGTCTGGACGGAATCGCCGTGGCAGTGGGCACCCAACAAGCTCGACTCCGGGTATGTAGAACACCCAAACTTCTCCGTACCGTCCGACGATACGAGCAGCGCCGCCTTCCAAGAGAGCCGAATGAAACACGCGAGAATCGTTAGGGACAAACTGGATCAGTCGGGTCGCGACCAGATTCTGGCGATTGTCTTGTCGACCTGCAAGAACGACAACATCATGAGCCGTGTCGCTTCATCGTTTCCGTCACTCGAGGTCATGGACAGCTTGATCCACATCTTTCTGGCGTCGCACTTTTGCCAGACGTCGCAATGGATTCACCACGGTTCTTTCTCCATGAATTCGCAGTGGCCAGAGTGGCTTGCCGTCGCGGCCTCGGCTGGGGCGACCCTCACTCCAGTTCAAACCTTGCGCAAGTTTGGCTTTGCCCTGCAAGAGGCGGTCCGAGTTACCATTCCGGCAAGGTTCGAGGACGCCAACACGTCGATCGAAAACATGGGCTTGGTGCAGACCTTGATCTTGGGCCAGGACATCGGTCTGTGGAGCGGCAACCGACGCAAGATGGAGATCGCCGAGTGTCATCTTTTGATTCCCATCACA ATGATGAGATATCGCGGTAAATTCCAGCGAGCATCGTATCCCGTCATCGAAGTCAATATGTCAGACGAAGGCGAGATTCTCGAGAACAAATGGAAGGTCTGGTGCGAGCGTGAGTCATGGAAAAG ACTTCTTTTCCACTGCTTCGTGCGAGACGCTCAGACCTCCATGACTGCACTCACTAACCCCTCCATGTCGTACTCAGAACTCACCTTGCCCCTccccgaggccaaggagctgTGGTtcgcgaggtcggcggccgagtgGAAGATGCACTATCTCGAGCGTACCGCTGGGCAAAGCAAGCGCCCTCCGTCGATCGGCGATCTTTTTAGAGACATCGAGCTCCTTGCGACGAATCGGCAACGGTTGGATCTGCAGTTCGCAATCTCGATATACCTGCATGGCTACTGGGCTCTCATTCTCGAGTACCTCCAGCTTTGTTCCGTCTTGCGCACCCGGACTTGGCTGAACAACTCTGGAGGGAAGTCGGAAGAGATGCTCCGTTCCAGGCATGCCGAGCTTTGCAAAGACCTTCAGAGCTTCCTGCTGGTGACATCCGACTGGCACGAGATGCTCTCGACCCAGGAGAGCCTGGTGTTGCATCTTCTCATGATGAACCTGCACCTTTCGTTGAACGACCTGCAGCTGTTCTCGGGcaaagagggcgaggaccaAGCACGCCGAGTGTTTGGCGATCTTCGCGACTGGTCACAAAGCGCTGAGGCGCGCCAATCGCTCTGGCACGCGGGTCAAATTTTGCGCCAAGCCAAAATGTTCCCGCAGGGCCATCTAAAGGACTTTTACGCCGTGGCCGTTCACCATGCAGCGCTGGCGTGCTGGACACACGGCGTGGTTTCAAAGGCCAGCGGTAAGCAGCCGGTTCCGTACGAGCAGGAGAAGGTCTTCCTGGACGGCAACGAGTCGAATCTAGTGCATCGCTTCATTGGGTTCAACCAGGGCCGCCCAGTGATACTCGGCCCCATGAGCAGGGCCGGGGCCACCGAGGCGTCTCTCGACGATCCCAAGGCGTGCATGGAGGTCGCTCAGGAGATCCTCCGGGCCAACTTTCGAGAATCGACGGATCTCCACCCGCCAATCGTTGAGAACCTGTGCCTGCTGATCAAGCAGCTGGGCCACGCTGCTTGGGCAGTGAGCGTGGAATAA